One Aquila chrysaetos chrysaetos chromosome 22, bAquChr1.4, whole genome shotgun sequence genomic window carries:
- the EGR1 gene encoding LOW QUALITY PROTEIN: early growth response protein 1 (The sequence of the model RefSeq protein was modified relative to this genomic sequence to represent the inferred CDS: deleted 2 bases in 2 codons): protein MAAAKAEMQLLPPLQISDPFGAFPHSPPAMDTHYPKLEEMMLLGGGGPQFLAPPGAPESAGFGAAGEPGEQHFEHLAADTFPEISLTNEKTLPETSYPNQTTRLPPITYTGRFSLEPAPNSSNTLWPEPLFSLVSGLVGMANAPPTSTPSSSSPSSSSQSPPLSCSVQASENSPIYSAAPTFPNSSSDIFPDPQTQSFPNPSGAPIQYPPPAYPTAKTNFQVPMIPDYLFPQQQGELSLVPADQKPFPTLETRAQQPSLTPLSTIKAFATQTGSQELKTLNTNYQSQLIKPSRMRKYPNRPSKTPPHERPYACPVESCDRRFSRSDELTRHIRIHTGQKPFQCRICMRNFSRSDHLTTHIRTHTGEKPFACDICGRKFARSDERKRHTKIHLRQKDKKVEKAAPVSTASPVPAYSSSVTTSYPSSIATTYPSPVRTVYSSPAPSSYPSPAHTTFPSPSIATTYSSGTATFQTQVATSFSSPGVTNNFSSQVTSALSDMTSAFSPRTIEIC, encoded by the exons ATGGCCGCGGCCAAGGCAGAGATGCAGCTCCTGCCCCCGCTGCAGATCTCCGACCCCTTCGGCGCCTTCCCGCACTCGCCCCCCGCCATGGACACTCACTACCCCAAGCTGGAGGAGATGATGCTGCTGGGCGGCGGGGGCCCGCAGTTcctcgcc ccccccggggcgcCCGAAAGCGCGGGCTTCGGCGCCGCCGGGGAGCCCGGGGAGCAGCACTTCGAGCACCTCGCGGCAG ACACTTTTCCCGAGATCTCCCTGACCAACGAGAAAACCCTGCCAGAAACCAGCTATCCCAACCAAACAACGCGACTGCCACCGATAACCTACACGGGGCGCTTCTCCCTTGAGCCGGCCCCCAACAGTAGCAACACCTTATGGCCAGAGCCCCTCTTCAGTCTTGTCAGCGGGCTGGTGGGCATGGCTAATGCACCTCCCACCTCTACGCCTTCTTCATCGtcaccatcctcctcctcgcAGAGCCCCCCTCTGAGCTGTTCTGTCCAAGCCAGCGAGAACAGCCCAATCTATTCGGCTGCACCAACTTTTCCCAATTCCAGCTCTGACATTTTCCCTGACCCGCAGACCCAGTCCTTTCCCAACCCTTCCGGAGCCCCCATCCAGTATCCACCTCCAGCTTATCCGACTGCTAAAACCAACTTTCAGGTGCCAATGATCCCAGATTACCTGTTCCCTCAGCAA CAGGGTGAGCTCAGTCTTGTTCCGGCTGATCAGAAGCCCTTCCCAACCCTTGAGACCAGAGCACAGCAGCCTTCCCTCACGCCGCTGTCCACTATTAAGGCATTTGCTACTCAGACTGGCTCCCAAGAGTTGAAGACCCTCAACACTAACTATCAATCCCAGCTGATCAAGCCCAGCAGGATGAGGAAATACCCAAACCGTCCCAGCAAGACCCCTCCTCATGAGCGGCCCTATGCCTGCCCGGTGGAGTCCTGTGACCGGAGGTTTTCGCGGTCTGACGAGCTAACGCGGCACATCCGCATCCACACAGGACAGAAACCGTTCCAGTGCCGCATTTGCATGCGGAACTTCAGCAGGAGCGACCACTTGACTACACACATCCGCACACACACAGGAGAGAAGCCATTTGCCTGTGACATTTGTGGCAGAAAGTTTGCCAGAAGTGATGAGAGGAAGAGACACACTAAAATCCACCTTAGGCAGAAGGACAAGAAAGTGGAAAAGGCAGCTCCGGTCTCAACGGCTTCCCCAGTTCCTGCCTACTCATCCTCTGTGACTACATCCTACCCTTCCTCCATTGCCACCACTTACCCCTCACCAGTGCGCACAGTGTattcctcccctgctccctcttcctATCCCTCCCCTGCACACACCACATTCCCATCTCCTTCTATAGCAACCACTTACTCCTCTGGCACTGCCACTTTTCAAACCCAAGTGGCCACCTCCTTCTCATCTCCAGGGGTCACCAACAATTTCAGCTCACAGGTGACCTCAGCACTTTCAGACATGACGTCAGCCTTTTCTCCAAGGACAATTGAGATTTGCTGA